In Methanosarcinales archaeon, a single genomic region encodes these proteins:
- the speA gene encoding biosynthetic arginine decarboxylase, with protein sequence MKKKKNLDTTTGWKNENSKDLYGIDDWGNGYFSINRKGNLAVKPDKGKSQIEILQVIEYLKKNKINTPVLLRFPQILENRICELYESFDRSINEFGYQATYKGVFPLKVNQRKDVIDEIVRVGKKYNYGLEAGSKPELIESLFFKLNPESLLVCNGYKDKHYIRTALQASLLKNNIILVIDQLDEIHDIIRISKKLNANPCLGIRLRLYSKGSGKWVESGGEGSKFGLTTGELLTALDILAKHNMVPNLKMLHFHIGSQITEVRRIQNAVKEASRIYAKVKRMVPALEYFNIGGGLGVDYDGSKTSSDASANYSMQEYTNNVVFTLKEICDEEGIDHPTIVTESGRAIAVYHSMLITNLAYEKSVIYDWNVEVNEDNPNVLLKFYSCFNEITVKNYRELYHDSLEYKDELINMFNLGQLGLEDKAKGESLFYKICQKIHRYIQQTEDESEEFDNVRKLMSKRYIGNFSMFQSMPDFWAIDQLFPIVPIQKLNKEPENYGTILDMTCDSDGEIDKFVDIKDVKELLELHSLDNQPYYVAVLLLGAYQDAIGDLHNLFGAVHEAHVVIKDDDEWEIKKIIKGDTVNSVLTMLHFNKRSLVNSIETSVQRSVDDGDISHQMGRSILNNMKKEINDYTYLDF encoded by the coding sequence ATGAAAAAAAAGAAGAACCTTGATACTACAACTGGCTGGAAAAACGAGAACTCGAAAGACCTTTATGGGATCGATGACTGGGGGAATGGATATTTCAGCATAAATCGCAAAGGTAACCTGGCTGTTAAACCTGATAAAGGCAAATCCCAAATAGAGATTCTTCAGGTCATAGAATATTTAAAGAAAAACAAGATTAATACCCCTGTACTTCTCCGTTTTCCACAGATACTGGAGAACAGGATATGCGAACTCTACGAATCATTTGATCGGTCAATCAATGAATTTGGCTATCAGGCCACCTATAAAGGTGTATTCCCCTTAAAGGTCAACCAGCGAAAGGATGTGATTGATGAGATTGTACGAGTCGGGAAAAAGTACAACTATGGGTTGGAAGCAGGGAGCAAACCCGAACTGATCGAGAGTTTATTCTTCAAACTTAATCCTGAATCACTGCTGGTCTGCAATGGTTATAAGGACAAACATTATATCAGGACTGCCCTCCAGGCTTCGCTTCTCAAGAATAATATCATACTTGTTATCGACCAGTTGGACGAGATCCACGATATCATCAGGATCTCTAAAAAACTGAATGCTAATCCATGTTTAGGTATCAGGCTAAGGTTATATTCAAAAGGAAGCGGAAAATGGGTGGAATCCGGGGGTGAAGGTTCAAAGTTCGGCCTGACTACAGGCGAATTGCTGACTGCCCTGGATATACTTGCCAAGCATAATATGGTACCCAATCTTAAGATGCTGCATTTCCACATCGGTTCACAGATCACAGAAGTCAGAAGGATCCAAAATGCGGTCAAGGAAGCTTCCAGGATATATGCAAAAGTAAAGAGAATGGTCCCCGCCCTTGAATATTTCAATATCGGAGGGGGACTTGGTGTGGATTATGACGGTAGCAAAACATCTTCTGACGCCAGTGCCAATTATTCCATGCAGGAATATACCAACAACGTGGTTTTCACTTTAAAGGAAATCTGCGATGAAGAAGGTATTGATCACCCTACCATTGTGACCGAAAGCGGGAGAGCAATTGCAGTCTACCATTCAATGCTGATCACCAATCTTGCCTATGAAAAATCCGTTATCTATGACTGGAATGTTGAAGTTAATGAAGATAACCCCAATGTTCTCCTGAAGTTCTATAGCTGTTTTAATGAAATAACAGTAAAGAATTACCGTGAATTATACCACGACAGTCTGGAATATAAAGATGAACTTATCAATATGTTCAATCTTGGCCAGCTGGGTCTGGAAGATAAAGCTAAGGGAGAATCCCTGTTCTACAAGATCTGCCAGAAAATACACAGGTATATTCAGCAGACAGAGGATGAATCAGAAGAGTTTGATAATGTAAGGAAATTGATGTCAAAGAGGTATATTGGAAATTTCTCAATGTTCCAGAGCATGCCTGACTTCTGGGCTATAGACCAGCTATTTCCAATTGTGCCTATCCAGAAATTGAACAAAGAACCTGAGAATTACGGTACCATACTGGATATGACCTGTGATTCGGATGGTGAGATAGATAAATTCGTGGATATTAAGGATGTCAAGGAACTACTTGAACTGCATTCACTTGACAATCAGCCCTATTATGTGGCAGTGCTCCTGCTGGGAGCATACCAGGATGCAATAGGAGATCTGCATAACCTGTTCGGAGCAGTTCACGAGGCCCATGTTGTGATAAAGGATGATGATGAATGGGAGATCAAGAAGATCATCAAGGGTGATACTGTGAATTCTGTACTAACCATGCTTCATTTCAATAAGCGAAGTCTTGTCAATAGTATAGAAACATCGGTCCAAAGATCAGTTGATGATGGAGATATCAGTCACCAGATGGGCAGAAGTATCCTTAACAATATGAAGAAAGAGATCAATGACTATACATATCTAGATTTTTAA